A single Cupriavidus sp. D39 DNA region contains:
- a CDS encoding ABC transporter ATP-binding protein: MSLLSVNNIEVIYDHVILVLKGVSLDVPEGRIVALLGANGAGKTTTLKAISNLLHAERGDVTKGSIEYRGNRVDRLTPNDLVKRGVIQVMEGRHCFAHLTLEENLLTGAYTRGLSRSETRDALERIYEYFPRLKTRRKSQAGYTSGGEQQMCAIGRAMMAKPSMILLDEPSMGLAPQIVEEIFEIVRDLNQREKVSFLLAEQNTMVALRYADYGYILENGRVVMDGAAEALRTNEDVKEFYLGVAANDGEGGGRSSFRDVKSYRRRKRWLA; this comes from the coding sequence ATGAGCCTGTTGTCCGTCAACAATATCGAAGTCATCTACGACCACGTCATCCTGGTGCTCAAGGGCGTTTCGCTCGACGTGCCGGAGGGGCGGATCGTGGCGCTGCTGGGCGCCAACGGCGCGGGCAAGACCACCACGCTCAAGGCCATCTCCAACCTGCTGCACGCCGAGCGCGGCGATGTCACCAAGGGCTCGATCGAGTACCGCGGCAACCGGGTCGACCGGCTCACGCCCAATGATTTGGTCAAGCGCGGCGTGATCCAGGTGATGGAGGGGCGGCATTGCTTCGCCCACCTGACGCTGGAGGAGAACCTGCTCACCGGCGCTTATACGCGCGGCTTGTCGCGCAGCGAAACACGCGATGCGCTGGAGCGCATCTACGAATACTTCCCGCGCCTGAAGACGCGCCGCAAGTCGCAGGCGGGCTACACCTCCGGCGGCGAGCAGCAGATGTGCGCGATCGGCCGGGCCATGATGGCCAAGCCCAGCATGATCCTGCTCGATGAGCCATCGATGGGGCTGGCGCCGCAGATCGTGGAAGAGATTTTCGAGATCGTGCGCGACCTGAACCAGCGCGAGAAGGTCAGCTTCCTGCTGGCGGAGCAGAACACCATGGTGGCGCTGCGCTATGCGGACTACGGCTACATCCTGGAGAACGGCCGCGTGGTGATGGATGGCGCGGCCGAGGCGCTGCGCACGAATGAGGATGTGAAGGAGTTCTACCTGGGCGTCGCCGCCAATGATGGAGAGGGCGGTGGGCGAAGCTCTTTCCGCGACGTAAAAAGTTATCGCCGCCGCAAGCGCTGGCTCGCCTGA
- a CDS encoding carboxymuconolactone decarboxylase family protein, with translation MTHTVRLPYFQLAPKSFKALLDLSATVQNGLLGKRLVDLVFLRVSQVNGCGFCIDMHWRDLIRQEVDPRHLNAVAGWREAPFFSERERAALRWAEIVAATPHSDASDAEFAALRVHFSDEEVAELGFAIVTINAWNLLNVSLRNPIPEKA, from the coding sequence ATGACCCACACCGTCCGTCTCCCGTACTTCCAGCTTGCCCCCAAGTCCTTCAAGGCATTGCTCGACCTGTCCGCCACCGTCCAGAACGGCTTGCTCGGCAAGCGGCTTGTCGACCTGGTTTTCCTGCGCGTGTCGCAGGTCAACGGCTGCGGCTTCTGCATCGACATGCACTGGCGCGACCTGATCCGGCAGGAGGTGGATCCGCGCCATCTCAACGCCGTCGCCGGCTGGCGCGAAGCGCCGTTCTTCAGCGAGCGCGAGCGCGCCGCATTGCGCTGGGCGGAGATCGTCGCAGCCACGCCGCACAGCGATGCGAGCGACGCGGAGTTTGCCGCTTTGCGCGTGCACTTTTCCGATGAAGAGGTCGCCGAGCTTGGCTTTGCCATTGTCACGATCAACGCGTGGAACCTGCTCAACGTAAGCTTGCGCAACCCGATCCCGGAAAAGGCGTAA
- a CDS encoding phenylacetate--CoA ligase family protein: protein MSEYFDSLETRAPAVRLQALLDALSRQVAHAKAHAPYFAEVLRDVDPRALDSRAALAALPVTRKSELTARQRTMPPLGGLNATPPGGLRHIFQSPGPIFEPDGHGADWWRIARAMFAAGFRSGDLVYNTFSYHFTPAGMMMETGAHRLGCCVFPAGVGQTESQVQAMASLQPAAYAGTPSFLKLLLEKGDELGSPCRGLSKALVSGEALPPSLRAWFTERGIRVQQMYGSADVGLIAYETQGGDGWVVDENVLVEIVEPGGTQPMPDGETGEVVVTVLGNGDYLLIRFGTGDLSAFVAGCDQRASPCGRTNQRLKGWLGRADQTTKVKGMFVHPGQVGEVVRRHPEVRAARLVVTGSVGADVMTLHCDATRDDAGLAQAIGESLREVMRLRGEVRFVAAGSLPQDGKVIEDARRYD, encoded by the coding sequence ATGTCTGAATACTTCGATTCGCTTGAAACGCGCGCTCCGGCCGTCCGCTTGCAGGCTTTGCTGGACGCGTTGTCGCGCCAGGTTGCGCATGCCAAGGCGCATGCGCCTTATTTTGCGGAGGTGCTGCGCGACGTTGACCCGCGCGCGCTGGACTCACGCGCCGCGCTGGCGGCGCTGCCGGTAACGCGCAAGTCCGAGCTGACGGCGCGGCAAAGGACGATGCCGCCGCTGGGCGGGCTGAATGCGACGCCGCCCGGCGGCCTGCGCCATATCTTCCAGTCGCCCGGCCCGATCTTTGAGCCCGACGGGCATGGCGCCGACTGGTGGCGGATCGCGCGCGCGATGTTCGCGGCGGGCTTCCGCTCGGGCGACCTGGTCTACAACACCTTCTCCTATCACTTCACGCCGGCCGGCATGATGATGGAAACCGGCGCCCATCGGCTTGGCTGCTGCGTGTTTCCGGCGGGCGTGGGGCAGACCGAATCGCAGGTGCAGGCAATGGCTAGCCTGCAGCCGGCGGCCTACGCCGGCACGCCATCCTTTCTCAAGCTGCTGCTGGAAAAAGGCGACGAGCTCGGCTCGCCCTGCCGGGGCCTGAGCAAGGCGCTGGTGTCAGGCGAGGCATTGCCGCCTTCGCTGCGCGCCTGGTTCACCGAGCGCGGCATCCGCGTGCAGCAGATGTACGGCAGCGCTGACGTGGGCCTGATCGCCTACGAGACGCAGGGCGGCGATGGCTGGGTGGTGGACGAGAATGTGCTGGTGGAGATCGTCGAGCCGGGCGGCACGCAACCGATGCCTGACGGCGAGACCGGTGAGGTGGTGGTGACGGTGCTGGGCAATGGCGACTATCTGCTGATCCGCTTCGGCACGGGCGACCTGTCGGCGTTCGTTGCCGGTTGCGATCAGCGCGCCAGCCCGTGCGGGCGCACCAACCAGCGGCTCAAGGGCTGGCTGGGACGCGCCGACCAGACCACCAAGGTCAAGGGCATGTTCGTGCATCCCGGGCAGGTGGGCGAGGTGGTGCGGCGCCATCCCGAGGTGCGCGCGGCGCGCCTGGTGGTGACGGGCAGCGTGGGCGCCGACGTGATGACCCTGCACTGCGATGCCACGCGGGACGATGCGGGGCTGGCGCAGGCCATCGGCGAATCGCTGCGCGAGGTGATGCGCCTGCGCGGCGAGGTGCGCTTCGTGGCGGCGGGTTCGCTGCCGCAGGATGGCAAGGTGATCGAGGACGCGCGGCGTTACGACTGA
- the sigJ gene encoding RNA polymerase sigma factor SigJ yields the protein MRSSTLPADADVFATLRARLFSIAYRMLGTRADAEDVLQDAWLRWDRADHAALASAEAWLVTVVTRLAIDRLRAAKTEREAYVGWWLPEPLVELDERTPEAAAEMASELSVAFLWVLERLSADERAAFLLRQVFDHDYAEIAALLGKSEAACRQMVHRASERVQQERPRFDVPKDTHRRLLETFMQAVRSGEMDAIKAVLADDVQIIGDGGGKVTSFVKVVHGADNIARLYGHLAQRYGDAQVYRLAWINGEPGLLRYVGGQLESAQAFLIDGERIAAIYSVRNPDKLAGVPPLS from the coding sequence ATGCGTTCCAGCACCTTGCCCGCCGATGCGGATGTCTTCGCCACATTGCGTGCGCGCCTGTTTTCGATCGCCTACCGCATGCTCGGCACCCGGGCGGACGCCGAGGACGTGCTCCAGGATGCCTGGCTGCGCTGGGACCGCGCGGACCACGCCGCGCTGGCGTCGGCCGAGGCCTGGTTGGTGACCGTGGTCACGCGGCTGGCCATCGACCGGCTGCGCGCGGCCAAGACCGAGCGCGAAGCCTACGTGGGGTGGTGGCTGCCCGAGCCGCTGGTGGAACTGGACGAGCGTACGCCGGAGGCCGCGGCCGAGATGGCGAGCGAGCTGTCGGTCGCATTCCTGTGGGTGCTGGAGCGCTTGTCCGCCGACGAGCGCGCGGCCTTCCTGCTGCGGCAGGTGTTCGATCACGACTACGCCGAGATCGCGGCGCTGCTCGGCAAGAGCGAGGCCGCCTGCCGGCAGATGGTGCACCGGGCCTCCGAGCGGGTGCAGCAGGAGCGCCCGCGCTTTGACGTGCCCAAAGACACGCATCGGCGCTTGCTGGAAACCTTCATGCAGGCCGTGCGCAGCGGCGAGATGGACGCTATCAAGGCGGTGCTGGCCGACGACGTGCAGATTATCGGCGATGGCGGCGGCAAGGTGACTTCGTTCGTCAAGGTGGTGCATGGCGCGGACAACATCGCCAGGCTGTACGGCCATTTGGCCCAGCGCTATGGCGACGCGCAGGTTTACCGTCTCGCCTGGATCAACGGCGAGCCGGGATTGCTGCGCTACGTGGGCGGGCAGCTTGAGTCGGCGCAGGCTTTCCTCATCGACGGCGAGCGCATTGCCGCGATCTACTCGGTGCGCAATCCGGACAAGCTGGCGGGCGTTCCTCCACTTTCTTGA